One window of Trifolium pratense cultivar HEN17-A07 linkage group LG5, ARS_RC_1.1, whole genome shotgun sequence genomic DNA carries:
- the LOC123884836 gene encoding FBD-associated F-box protein At4g10400-like isoform X1, translated as MSTKFSKKQPQRLSSSTLSSKKKKQRLSIPTRTGEEDDSRVSSLPDSILCNILSFLPTKEAVATTILSKRWKPLCLSVSTLDFNLYNLSRRTMKTAADLSRLVNSVMLSRHDTLPIQTFRLKCCPFRIWDADDIIELIISAIQRRTQTLELNMMFIDVHNNFVSSLFTCRTLTVLKLKNLTIREDIPQINNNISPLKTLHLETVFFVTHTHLINFLLSFPLLEELEANDVLITPPTIFVPKKADKVKCLSNLVTAKLSGNELIPLFLLSGAHTSLIIKLTRPCFVEVPVFYNLTQLEIFSDLKLQSWPKKWIWILEMLQNTPKLQHLIIHEVSHEIENGNDHEEEYSWWEDPKIVPECLSSHLKTCLFRNYRGNKCELQFAEYVMRSSKVLINMTIHCACDIYLNAKFQMLQKLSLCPRDCKFVFE; from the exons ATGTCTACTAAGTTCTCCAAGAAGCAGCCGCAGCGATTATCATCATCAACGTTGTCTTCCAAGAAGAAGAAGCAGCGATTATCGATTCCAACTCGAACAGGAGAAGAAGACGACAGCCGGGTTAGTTCCCTTCCGGACTCAATTTTATGTAACATTCTCTCCTTTCTCCCAACAAAAGAAGCAGTTGCCACAACCATACTCTCAAAGAGATGGAAACCGTTATGCCTCTCAGTTTCCACTCTCGATTTCAATCTCTACAACCTCTCAAGACGTACCATGAAAACAGCAGCCGATCTATCCCGTCTTGTAAACTCAGTCATGCTATCGCGTCACGACACACTCCCTATACAAACATTCCGCCTCAAATGTTGTCCTTTTAGAATCTGGGATGCCGACGATATCATCGAACTTATTATTTCAGCAATACAAAGAAGAACTCAAACACTAGAACTTAACATGATGTTTATTGATGTACACAACAATTTTGTTTCCAGCCTATTCACTTGTAGGACGCTTACTGTTCttaagttaaaaaatttaaccatCCGGGAAGACATTCctcaaataaataacaatatatCACCGCTCAAAACTCTTCATTTGGAGACAGTTTTCTTTGTAACTCATACACACCTCATCAACTTTCTCTTATCTTTTCCTCTTCTTGAGGAGCTGGAAGCAAATGATGTACTTATAACTCCTCCGACGATATTTGTTCCAAAAAAAGCAGACAAGGTCAAATGCTTGTCCAATTTGGTGACAGCCAAGCTTTCTGGTAACGAGCTTATTCCTTTATTCTTGCTCTCTGGGGCACATACAAGTCTCATCATAAAGCTA ACACGGCCCTGCTTTGTCGAAGTCCCTGTTTTTTACAATCTAACTCAATTGGAGATATTCTCCGACTTAAAGCTTCAAAGTTGGCCTAAGAAGTGGATTTGGATTCTTGAAATGCTTCAAAATACTCCCAAGCTTCAACATCTTATCATTCACGAGGTTTCACAT GAGATAGAAAATGGGAATGATCATGAGGAGGAGTACAGTTGGTGGGAGGACCCAAAGATTGTTCCCGAATGCCTTTCATCTCACCTCAAAACTTGCTTGTTTAGGAATTATAGAGGCAATAAGTGCGAGCTTCAATTTGCTGAATATGTTATGCGCAGTTCAAAAGTGTTAATTAACATGACAATTCACTGTGCCTGTGACATATATTTAAATGCCAAGTTCCAGATGTTACAGAAATTATCTCTGTGTCCAAGGGACTGTAAATTTGTATTTGAATGA
- the LOC123884836 gene encoding F-box/FBD/LRR-repeat protein At3g52680-like isoform X2 — protein MSTKFSKKQPQRLSSSTLSSKKKKQRLSIPTRTGEEDDSRVSSLPDSILCNILSFLPTKEAVATTILSKRWKPLCLSVSTLDFNLYNLSRRTMKTAADLSRLVNSVMLSRHDTLPIQTFRLKCCPFRIWDADDIIELIISAIQRRTQTLELNMMFIDVHNNFVSSLFTCRTLTVLKLKNLTIREDIPQINNNISPLKTLHLETVFFVTHTHLINFLLSFPLLEELEANDVLITPPTIFVPKKADKVKCLSNLVTAKLSGNELIPLFLLSGAHTSLIIKLTRPCFVEVPVFYNLTQLEIFSDLKLQSWPKKWIWILEMLQNTPKLQHLIIHEEIENGNDHEEEYSWWEDPKIVPECLSSHLKTCLFRNYRGNKCELQFAEYVMRSSKVLINMTIHCACDIYLNAKFQMLQKLSLCPRDCKFVFE, from the exons ATGTCTACTAAGTTCTCCAAGAAGCAGCCGCAGCGATTATCATCATCAACGTTGTCTTCCAAGAAGAAGAAGCAGCGATTATCGATTCCAACTCGAACAGGAGAAGAAGACGACAGCCGGGTTAGTTCCCTTCCGGACTCAATTTTATGTAACATTCTCTCCTTTCTCCCAACAAAAGAAGCAGTTGCCACAACCATACTCTCAAAGAGATGGAAACCGTTATGCCTCTCAGTTTCCACTCTCGATTTCAATCTCTACAACCTCTCAAGACGTACCATGAAAACAGCAGCCGATCTATCCCGTCTTGTAAACTCAGTCATGCTATCGCGTCACGACACACTCCCTATACAAACATTCCGCCTCAAATGTTGTCCTTTTAGAATCTGGGATGCCGACGATATCATCGAACTTATTATTTCAGCAATACAAAGAAGAACTCAAACACTAGAACTTAACATGATGTTTATTGATGTACACAACAATTTTGTTTCCAGCCTATTCACTTGTAGGACGCTTACTGTTCttaagttaaaaaatttaaccatCCGGGAAGACATTCctcaaataaataacaatatatCACCGCTCAAAACTCTTCATTTGGAGACAGTTTTCTTTGTAACTCATACACACCTCATCAACTTTCTCTTATCTTTTCCTCTTCTTGAGGAGCTGGAAGCAAATGATGTACTTATAACTCCTCCGACGATATTTGTTCCAAAAAAAGCAGACAAGGTCAAATGCTTGTCCAATTTGGTGACAGCCAAGCTTTCTGGTAACGAGCTTATTCCTTTATTCTTGCTCTCTGGGGCACATACAAGTCTCATCATAAAGCTA ACACGGCCCTGCTTTGTCGAAGTCCCTGTTTTTTACAATCTAACTCAATTGGAGATATTCTCCGACTTAAAGCTTCAAAGTTGGCCTAAGAAGTGGATTTGGATTCTTGAAATGCTTCAAAATACTCCCAAGCTTCAACATCTTATCATTCACGAG GAGATAGAAAATGGGAATGATCATGAGGAGGAGTACAGTTGGTGGGAGGACCCAAAGATTGTTCCCGAATGCCTTTCATCTCACCTCAAAACTTGCTTGTTTAGGAATTATAGAGGCAATAAGTGCGAGCTTCAATTTGCTGAATATGTTATGCGCAGTTCAAAAGTGTTAATTAACATGACAATTCACTGTGCCTGTGACATATATTTAAATGCCAAGTTCCAGATGTTACAGAAATTATCTCTGTGTCCAAGGGACTGTAAATTTGTATTTGAATGA